A single genomic interval of Burkholderia sp. HI2500 harbors:
- a CDS encoding T6SS effector phospholipase Tle3 domain-containing protein: MTNYFLDPRPVADARTDEPTTKSDAAGATASRGEPPPIVVGRAEGPTLFDKDNRLICIKQMPLPGIVIFVHGVNSEGEWFEAAEEGLCKGLNRRLGRLDDQLKYQGIDAGQLKPAKYTESLTPDGFLNPKLLADNYIKPDPSFSNVIHFRWGYRATVEELKEYGDKIFLNEQDYWGGGPFTNGCSSLPDLWHGGLDDRAFGWTSVQAINPTNRPLYRAPPRAYGALAALRLAKLIESIRRMQATVPITVVCHSQGNIVGLTAAFFGDALPDVEDPWGHKGRCVADAYVLANAPYSFAKGDGPYKSSTGMDTWSQRETKDPHGNRGRQTYAARTQTFGKFLSIIGTRKAYELPADKIDEDMGNSRVSPTSNKSYAAQEDRVRHGLNESTYGRVTAYCCPHDQVISAVTVQGIGWRGISKLEINDIGVPGVLTQRVFASGFDVGVQKDYRYWEDDWRHVQKGTTPGFWYPPSPPAKFGLVGALKGNESVWGMMGTLITAPLMYAGTAATAALKMFRVNEDPPKGWTVTADAPALDQPFPPKAKRFGKPIAPTEDGPAKSDFNEGNDPPSAWRDASKADADKRADDPYDVYKSKNKDGDAQGTAESETGQRYEDRALMRLEARRAMNSDWVDKDGHVIGEDGKSAVPEGYTDWRNKQITDGMDRGQTNNPTNHSTTMTNADHAEYALAYDVAVGLCYLTEKQIKALRIEADWRMGNGIPESNPNRKYAKYFRSGILDELPMHKWVHKENGEGNMPGKIADEREGQAHLKVGGVV, translated from the coding sequence ACCGGTAGCCGACGCGCGCACCGACGAACCGACCACAAAATCCGATGCGGCGGGCGCAACTGCATCGCGCGGAGAACCGCCGCCTATTGTTGTGGGTCGTGCCGAAGGGCCGACCTTGTTCGACAAGGACAACCGGCTTATCTGCATCAAGCAAATGCCGCTGCCCGGCATCGTCATCTTCGTGCACGGCGTGAACTCCGAAGGCGAATGGTTCGAGGCGGCGGAGGAAGGACTGTGCAAGGGCCTCAATCGTCGGCTCGGCCGTCTTGATGATCAATTGAAGTACCAAGGCATTGACGCCGGCCAATTGAAGCCCGCGAAGTACACGGAAAGCCTGACGCCGGACGGATTTCTGAATCCAAAGTTGCTTGCGGACAACTACATCAAACCCGATCCGTCGTTCTCGAACGTGATTCACTTCCGGTGGGGTTATCGGGCGACCGTCGAAGAATTGAAGGAATACGGAGACAAGATTTTCCTGAACGAACAGGACTATTGGGGCGGCGGTCCGTTCACGAATGGATGTTCGAGTCTCCCCGATCTTTGGCATGGCGGACTTGATGATCGTGCATTCGGTTGGACAAGCGTGCAGGCCATCAACCCGACCAATCGGCCCCTGTATCGCGCGCCGCCCCGCGCGTATGGCGCCCTTGCCGCCTTGCGCCTTGCCAAGCTGATCGAGTCGATCCGCCGCATGCAGGCCACCGTACCGATTACCGTCGTATGTCACAGTCAAGGCAACATTGTGGGCCTCACGGCGGCGTTCTTCGGCGATGCACTGCCCGACGTTGAAGACCCGTGGGGACACAAGGGGCGATGCGTGGCGGATGCCTACGTGCTGGCAAACGCACCATACAGCTTTGCGAAGGGGGACGGCCCGTATAAATCTTCCACGGGAATGGATACGTGGTCGCAACGTGAGACGAAAGACCCGCACGGGAATCGCGGACGGCAGACCTACGCAGCGCGCACGCAGACGTTTGGCAAGTTTCTGTCGATCATCGGCACGCGCAAAGCGTACGAACTTCCTGCCGACAAGATCGATGAAGACATGGGGAACAGTCGGGTATCGCCGACGAGCAACAAGTCGTATGCAGCACAGGAAGACCGTGTGCGTCACGGTCTGAATGAATCGACATATGGCCGCGTCACGGCGTACTGTTGTCCGCATGATCAGGTGATTTCGGCGGTGACGGTTCAAGGGATTGGCTGGCGCGGTATCAGCAAGCTTGAAATCAACGATATCGGTGTTCCCGGCGTACTGACGCAGCGTGTCTTCGCATCGGGTTTCGATGTCGGCGTGCAGAAAGACTATCGATATTGGGAAGACGACTGGCGGCATGTACAGAAAGGGACGACTCCGGGATTCTGGTATCCGCCGTCGCCGCCGGCAAAATTCGGTCTGGTTGGTGCGCTCAAAGGAAACGAGTCGGTCTGGGGGATGATGGGGACATTAATTACCGCCCCCCTCATGTACGCGGGAACTGCTGCGACTGCTGCACTGAAGATGTTTCGCGTGAATGAAGACCCGCCGAAGGGCTGGACCGTGACTGCGGATGCCCCCGCGCTGGATCAACCGTTCCCGCCGAAGGCGAAGCGGTTCGGCAAGCCGATCGCGCCGACAGAAGATGGACCGGCCAAAAGCGACTTCAACGAAGGCAACGATCCGCCGTCCGCATGGCGCGACGCGAGCAAGGCGGATGCGGACAAGCGAGCCGACGACCCCTACGACGTTTACAAGTCGAAGAACAAGGACGGTGACGCCCAAGGTACGGCTGAGAGTGAAACCGGACAACGCTACGAGGATCGCGCGCTGATGCGTTTGGAAGCACGACGTGCGATGAACTCTGATTGGGTTGATAAGGACGGTCACGTGATCGGTGAAGATGGGAAAAGCGCTGTGCCCGAAGGCTATACGGATTGGCGCAACAAGCAGATCACGGACGGGATGGACCGTGGCCAGACCAATAACCCGACAAACCACTCAACAACGATGACCAATGCGGATCATGCCGAATATGCGCTTGCGTATGATGTGGCGGTTGGCCTGTGCTATCTGACGGAAAAGCAAATCAAGGCGCTGCGCATTGAAGCAGATTGGCGGATGGGGAATGGTATTCCGGAAAGCAATCCAAACAGAAAATATGCCAAGTATTTTAGATCTGGCATTCTCGATGAGCTCCCGATGCATAAATGGGTCCACAAAGAGAACGGCGAAGGCAACATGCCCGGCAAGATTGCTGACGAGCGCGAAGGTCAGGCTCATTTGAAGGTCGGAGGCGTAGTATGA
- a CDS encoding virulence factor: protein MKALIATWPRRVAVAALVWMVAALLMATLMAHAEQPDPGHLEIGDWMKRFVVAPGMLALVVFLFTTAMMRPAQAAPAQTPTGKAAPVAEEPAKPFVAQVVGLIWLNPLERKDYPTEWQLLWTQGLAAPNKNDDMVRTDPKSFSTLKSIGALVYGNEGEETFKGFYHKYMEAFLDLLRNRYAMNPSYFYTVQSDNPKNWRELAGIRVELAIPKRLDITESREFLTKEIRETFLIGNRNFPKVWSRDTPPDVQVTQGGANAGFTSLNKALNYLQTNPDKSVWVMNWDAPSFPPTDAQINENLVVLFLAGPTFNTEREPLAWIGKAATGDTKDFSPKVGTTRTVQAWKATIDHAARNAGVAVTDLKYIVHDAGKGSDAASNRLVGLSQTLTEVLPEYDHSKQTFNTAALLGDMGTGSALTDVALAIGRINHFGGNALVAGTTDAEHPVAVVVLPPSKLTTIDPNKDWFRARGGNNAYLPWWGRRHDTDYGQQGYSW, encoded by the coding sequence ATGAAGGCGCTGATCGCTACATGGCCTCGACGTGTCGCTGTCGCTGCTTTGGTATGGATGGTCGCGGCCCTACTCATGGCGACGCTGATGGCGCACGCGGAGCAACCGGACCCGGGACACTTGGAAATAGGAGATTGGATGAAACGATTCGTAGTCGCGCCTGGCATGCTGGCGCTTGTGGTGTTTTTGTTCACCACGGCCATGATGCGGCCGGCACAGGCCGCCCCCGCCCAGACACCCACCGGCAAGGCAGCGCCAGTAGCGGAAGAACCGGCGAAGCCGTTTGTCGCGCAGGTCGTCGGACTGATTTGGTTGAATCCGCTCGAACGCAAGGACTATCCGACCGAATGGCAATTGTTGTGGACGCAAGGACTCGCCGCACCGAACAAGAACGATGACATGGTTCGCACCGATCCGAAATCGTTCTCGACGCTCAAATCAATCGGGGCATTGGTGTACGGCAACGAAGGTGAAGAAACATTCAAGGGCTTCTATCATAAATACATGGAAGCCTTTTTGGATTTGCTGCGTAACCGCTACGCGATGAATCCGTCGTACTTCTATACAGTGCAGTCCGACAATCCAAAGAATTGGCGTGAACTTGCTGGAATTCGTGTTGAATTGGCAATTCCCAAGAGGCTCGACATCACCGAGTCCAGAGAATTCTTGACCAAAGAGATCAGGGAAACTTTCTTGATCGGAAACCGGAATTTCCCGAAAGTATGGAGCCGCGACACGCCCCCTGATGTGCAGGTCACGCAAGGCGGTGCGAACGCCGGCTTTACGTCGCTGAACAAGGCGTTGAACTACTTGCAGACGAACCCCGACAAGAGCGTGTGGGTCATGAATTGGGATGCGCCGAGTTTTCCGCCCACGGACGCGCAGATTAACGAGAATCTTGTTGTACTGTTCCTCGCCGGCCCGACCTTCAACACGGAGCGTGAACCGCTCGCATGGATCGGCAAGGCGGCGACGGGCGACACGAAGGACTTCTCGCCGAAGGTTGGCACAACGCGCACTGTGCAGGCGTGGAAGGCGACTATAGACCACGCGGCACGCAATGCCGGCGTCGCGGTTACTGACCTGAAATACATCGTCCACGATGCAGGTAAAGGCAGTGATGCGGCCTCGAACCGTCTTGTCGGCCTGTCGCAAACGCTCACCGAAGTTCTGCCGGAATACGACCACTCAAAGCAGACGTTCAACACGGCGGCGCTGCTCGGCGACATGGGGACCGGTAGCGCATTGACCGACGTTGCACTGGCGATCGGCCGGATCAATCACTTTGGCGGTAACGCACTGGTTGCGGGCACCACCGATGCGGAGCATCCGGTCGCGGTTGTCGTCCTGCCGCCGTCAAAGTTGACGACGATCGATCCGAACAAGGATTGGTTCCGCGCGCGTGGCGGAAACAATGCTTACCTGCCGTGGTGGGGTCGCCGACACGATACTGATTACGGTCAGCAGGGATATTCGTGGTGA
- a CDS encoding PAAR domain-containing protein: MRGIVRVDDVHTHGGRVETGAGTSKVMGRAVARIGDTCSCPIHGACVIVEGDVEFKVEGQAAAFDGHKTSCGAELISSLPTSGRV, translated from the coding sequence ATGCGGGGAATTGTCCGGGTAGACGATGTACATACGCACGGTGGGCGGGTGGAAACCGGAGCCGGTACGAGCAAGGTAATGGGCCGCGCGGTCGCTCGCATCGGCGACACGTGTTCCTGTCCGATTCACGGCGCTTGCGTGATCGTCGAAGGTGACGTGGAATTCAAGGTTGAAGGCCAGGCCGCCGCGTTCGACGGCCACAAGACCTCATGCGGTGCCGAATTGATTTCATCCCTTCCGACTTCCGGACGTGTTTGA
- the panE gene encoding 2-dehydropantoate 2-reductase, with product MRILVVGAGAVGGYFGGRLAAAGRDVTFLVRDGRAAALARDGLLIRSPRGDLTLANVQTVRAGDTGAGVAPFDLVLLSCKAYSLDDAIQSFAPFVGPQTLILPMLNGMRHLDVLRDRFGAAQVLGGLCVIAATLDREQRIVHLNDTHGVTFGELAGGESPRVRAVADVLGGAGFDVTLSDNVVARMWEKWVFLATLAASTSLFRGSVGDILAAPDGRRLLETMLGECSAIAEHNGHRPEPAAIERMQRMVLTPSPLTASMLRDVENHARVEADHVIGDLLARRDPEAADTLSLLRIAYNHLKAYEVRTAREHAAA from the coding sequence ATGCGAATTCTGGTGGTAGGGGCCGGCGCGGTCGGCGGGTATTTCGGCGGCCGGCTGGCCGCGGCGGGGCGCGACGTGACGTTCCTGGTGCGCGACGGCCGCGCGGCCGCGCTGGCGCGCGACGGGCTGCTGATCCGCAGCCCGCGCGGCGACCTGACGCTCGCGAACGTGCAGACCGTGCGCGCGGGCGATACGGGGGCCGGCGTCGCGCCGTTCGACCTCGTGCTGCTGAGCTGCAAGGCGTACAGCCTCGACGATGCAATTCAGTCGTTCGCGCCGTTCGTCGGCCCGCAGACGCTGATCCTGCCGATGCTCAACGGGATGCGTCATCTCGACGTGCTACGCGACCGGTTCGGCGCCGCGCAGGTGCTCGGCGGGCTGTGCGTGATCGCGGCGACGCTCGATCGCGAGCAGCGCATCGTGCACCTCAACGACACGCACGGGGTCACCTTCGGCGAACTCGCGGGCGGTGAATCGCCGCGCGTGCGCGCGGTGGCCGACGTGCTCGGCGGCGCGGGGTTCGATGTGACGCTCAGCGACAACGTGGTCGCGCGGATGTGGGAAAAATGGGTGTTCCTCGCGACGCTCGCCGCGAGCACGTCGCTGTTCCGCGGCTCGGTGGGCGACATTCTCGCCGCGCCGGACGGCCGTCGCCTGCTCGAGACGATGCTCGGCGAATGCAGCGCGATTGCCGAGCACAATGGCCACCGGCCCGAGCCGGCCGCCATCGAGCGGATGCAGCGAATGGTGCTGACGCCGTCGCCGCTGACCGCGTCGATGCTGCGCGACGTCGAGAACCATGCGCGCGTCGAAGCCGATCACGTGATCGGCGACCTGCTCGCGCGCCGCGACCCGGAGGCGGCCGATACGCTGTCGCTGCTGCGGATCGCGTACAACCACCTGAAGGCATACGAAGTGCGGACGGCGCGCGAGCACGCGGCCGCATGA
- a CDS encoding AraC family transcriptional regulator, translating to MMHPDLEVVDVRRDESFKVWSHGYPYRTIRWHFHPEFELHLIVATRGKYFVGDHIGSFGPGHLVLLGPNLPHNWVSDMAEGETVERRNLVIQFDPAFVRRCMDAFPECRDAQALLDDARRGVGFDAATSAAIAPLFDALLAARGMRRIALFMTILERLCGAAERTLLASPAYDQADVTPTRLSHALSYIGKNLASELREADLAQLTGQSVSAFSRAFHRQTGMPFVQYVNRLRIESACQMLLADDASITDICFQAGFNNVSNFNRQFRAVKGMAPSEFRALQRLNARSRELALHAAPTGNPLPPRVVTAGIPELAPQPG from the coding sequence ATGATGCACCCCGATCTGGAAGTGGTCGACGTGCGACGCGACGAGTCGTTCAAGGTCTGGTCGCACGGCTATCCGTATCGCACGATCCGCTGGCACTTCCATCCCGAATTCGAACTGCACCTGATCGTCGCGACGCGCGGCAAGTATTTCGTCGGCGACCACATCGGCTCGTTCGGCCCCGGCCATCTCGTGCTGCTCGGCCCGAACCTGCCGCACAACTGGGTCAGCGACATGGCCGAAGGCGAAACCGTCGAGCGCCGCAATCTCGTGATCCAGTTCGATCCCGCGTTCGTGCGCCGCTGCATGGACGCGTTTCCCGAATGCCGCGACGCGCAGGCGCTGCTTGACGATGCGCGGCGCGGGGTCGGCTTCGACGCGGCGACCAGCGCCGCGATCGCGCCGCTGTTCGACGCACTGCTGGCCGCGCGCGGCATGCGCCGCATCGCGCTGTTCATGACGATCCTCGAACGGCTTTGCGGGGCGGCCGAACGCACGCTGCTCGCGAGCCCCGCGTACGACCAGGCCGACGTCACGCCCACGCGGCTCAGCCATGCGCTGTCCTACATCGGCAAGAACCTTGCGTCCGAGCTGCGGGAAGCCGATCTCGCGCAACTGACCGGGCAGAGCGTCAGCGCGTTCTCGCGAGCGTTCCATCGCCAGACGGGCATGCCGTTCGTGCAGTACGTGAATCGTCTGCGGATTGAGTCCGCGTGCCAGATGCTGCTCGCCGACGACGCGAGCATCACCGATATCTGCTTCCAGGCCGGCTTCAACAACGTGTCGAACTTCAACCGCCAGTTCCGCGCGGTGAAGGGGATGGCGCCGTCCGAATTCCGCGCGCTGCAGCGCCTGAACGCGCGCAGCCGCGAGCTCGCGCTGCACGCGGCGCCGACCGGCAATCCGCTGCCGCCGCGTGTCGTCACGGCCGGCATCCCCGAGCTCGCGCCGCAGCCAGGATGA
- a CDS encoding substrate-binding domain-containing protein has protein sequence MTHASPASSPRRAARMAVIAALAVAAWLPAAAVQAAPLRIGMTFQELNNPYFVTMQKALNDAAASIGAQVVVTDAHHDVSKQVSDVEDMLQKKIDILLVNPTDSTGIQSAITQAKKAGAVVVAVDANANGPVDSFVGSKNYDAGVMSCDYLAKAIGGSGEVAILDGIPVVPILERVRGCKAGLAKYPNVKLVDTQNGKQERATALSVTENMISAHPNLKGIFSVNDGGAMGSLAAIESSGKDIKLTSVDGAPEAIAAIQKPNSKFIETTAQFPADQVRIALGIAIARKWGATVPKAIPVDVKVVDRGNAKGFSW, from the coding sequence ATGACGCATGCATCGCCCGCTTCATCCCCCCGTCGCGCCGCCCGTATGGCGGTGATTGCCGCGCTCGCCGTCGCGGCCTGGCTGCCCGCTGCCGCCGTGCAGGCCGCACCGCTGCGCATCGGCATGACGTTTCAGGAGCTGAACAACCCGTATTTCGTGACGATGCAGAAGGCGCTGAACGACGCGGCCGCGTCGATCGGCGCGCAGGTCGTCGTCACCGACGCGCATCACGACGTCAGCAAGCAGGTGAGCGACGTCGAGGACATGCTGCAGAAGAAGATCGACATCCTGCTCGTGAACCCGACCGATTCGACCGGCATCCAGTCGGCGATCACGCAGGCGAAGAAGGCCGGCGCGGTGGTGGTGGCCGTCGATGCGAACGCGAACGGCCCGGTCGATTCGTTCGTCGGCTCGAAGAACTACGACGCGGGCGTGATGTCGTGCGACTACCTCGCGAAGGCGATCGGCGGCAGCGGCGAGGTCGCCATTCTCGACGGCATCCCGGTCGTGCCGATTCTCGAACGCGTGCGCGGCTGCAAGGCCGGGCTCGCGAAATACCCGAACGTGAAGCTGGTCGACACGCAGAACGGCAAGCAGGAGCGCGCGACCGCGCTGTCGGTCACGGAAAACATGATCTCCGCGCATCCGAACCTGAAGGGCATCTTCAGCGTGAACGACGGCGGCGCGATGGGCTCGCTCGCCGCGATCGAGAGTTCGGGCAAGGACATCAAGCTGACGAGCGTCGACGGCGCGCCCGAGGCGATCGCCGCGATCCAGAAGCCGAATTCGAAGTTCATCGAGACGACCGCGCAGTTCCCGGCCGACCAGGTGCGCATCGCGCTCGGCATCGCGATCGCGCGCAAGTGGGGCGCGACGGTGCCGAAGGCGATTCCAGTCGACGTGAAGGTGGTCGATCGCGGCAACGCGAAGGGCTTCAGCTGGTGA
- a CDS encoding sugar ABC transporter ATP-binding protein has protein sequence MDTILRLSHITKSFPGVKALSDIDLEIARGEIHALLGENGAGKSTLMKVLCGIHQPDAGTIEIDGTARHFADYHDAVAAGVGIVFQEFSLIPHLDAVDNLFLGRELRNRWGARDRKRMRHAAAAIFARLGVAIDLDAPIRALSVAQQQFVEIGKALSLDARILILDEPTATLTPAEAEHLFAIMRELKRQGVAMIFISHHLDEIFAVCDRITVLRDGQYVATTDVARTDVEQLVRMMVGRRIESSFPPKPARAADAPRVLEVNELQIERGGPVNRFTLHAGEILGFAGLVGSGRTETALAVIGATRAHRKDVRVRGTAAKLADPADALRAGIGILPESRKTEGLITSFSIRDNISLNNLGKYRSMRWLIDRRDEARTTHDVVRRVGVKAPSIHTEVATLSGGNQQKVVIARWLNHHTSVLIFDEPTRGIDVGAKAEIYGLMRELTARGYAIIMISSELPEIVGMCDRVAVFRQGRIEATLAGDEIDPDTVMTYATAGTRGATHEPA, from the coding sequence ATGGACACGATACTCAGGCTCAGCCACATCACGAAAAGCTTTCCGGGCGTAAAGGCGCTCTCCGACATTGATCTGGAGATTGCGCGCGGCGAGATCCACGCGCTGCTCGGCGAGAACGGCGCGGGCAAGTCGACGCTGATGAAGGTCCTGTGCGGCATTCATCAGCCGGATGCCGGCACGATCGAGATCGACGGCACCGCCCGCCATTTCGCGGACTATCACGATGCGGTCGCGGCCGGCGTCGGCATCGTGTTCCAGGAATTCAGCCTGATTCCGCATCTCGACGCCGTCGACAACCTGTTCCTCGGCCGCGAGCTGCGCAACCGCTGGGGTGCGCGCGACCGCAAGCGGATGCGTCACGCGGCGGCCGCGATCTTCGCGCGGCTCGGCGTGGCGATCGATCTCGATGCGCCGATCCGTGCGCTGTCGGTCGCGCAGCAGCAGTTCGTCGAGATCGGCAAGGCGCTGTCGCTCGACGCGCGCATCCTGATCCTCGACGAACCGACCGCCACGCTCACGCCGGCCGAGGCCGAGCACCTGTTCGCGATCATGCGCGAGCTGAAGCGGCAGGGCGTCGCGATGATCTTCATCTCGCATCACCTCGACGAGATCTTCGCGGTGTGCGACCGCATCACGGTGCTGCGCGATGGCCAGTACGTGGCGACGACCGACGTCGCGCGCACGGACGTCGAGCAACTGGTACGGATGATGGTCGGCCGCCGGATCGAAAGCAGCTTTCCGCCGAAACCGGCGCGCGCGGCCGATGCGCCGCGGGTGCTGGAGGTCAACGAACTGCAGATCGAGCGCGGCGGCCCGGTGAACCGCTTCACGCTGCATGCCGGCGAGATCCTCGGCTTCGCCGGGCTGGTCGGCTCGGGCCGCACGGAAACCGCGCTCGCGGTGATCGGCGCGACGCGTGCGCACCGCAAGGACGTGCGCGTGCGCGGCACGGCGGCGAAGCTCGCCGATCCGGCCGACGCGCTGCGCGCGGGCATCGGCATCCTGCCGGAGAGCCGCAAGACGGAAGGGCTCATCACGTCGTTCTCGATCCGCGACAACATCTCGCTGAACAACCTCGGCAAGTACCGGTCGATGCGCTGGCTGATCGACCGCCGCGACGAGGCGCGCACCACGCACGACGTGGTGCGGCGCGTCGGCGTGAAGGCGCCGTCGATCCACACCGAGGTCGCGACGTTGTCCGGCGGCAACCAGCAGAAGGTCGTGATCGCGCGCTGGCTGAACCATCACACGTCGGTGCTGATCTTCGACGAGCCGACGCGCGGCATCGACGTCGGCGCGAAAGCCGAAATCTACGGGCTGATGCGCGAACTCACCGCGCGCGGCTACGCCATCATCATGATCTCGTCCGAGTTGCCGGAAATCGTCGGCATGTGCGATCGCGTCGCCGTGTTCCGGCAGGGCCGCATCGAGGCGACGCTCGCAGGCGACGAGATCGATCCCGACACGGTCATGACCTATGCCACGGCCGGCACGCGAGGAGCGACCCATGAACCTGCCTGA
- a CDS encoding ABC transporter permease yields the protein MNLPDSSSTRSTTLAATAGHGDAPPPRARWAQLRRSTLFYPLVGLIVVCIAMMIASPSFLSAANLENVLRQVSINAIIAVGMTCVILTGGIDLSVGSVMALSGTLAAGLMVAGVNAVAALAIGIAVGFGFGFLNGVFVAFAGMPPIIVTLATMGIARGLALIYTGGYPIDGLPDWVAFFGSGKVFGIQAPVLIMLVVYAVAWLLLDRMPFGRYVYAIGGNEQATRLTGVRVARVKLIVYTLAGLTSALAAIVLTGRLMSGQPNAGVGFELDAIAAVVMGGTSISGGRGAILGTLVGALLLGVLNNGLNMIGVNPYVQNVIKGGIILLAIYISRERSR from the coding sequence ATGAACCTGCCTGATTCTTCTTCCACGCGTTCCACGACGCTCGCGGCGACAGCCGGACACGGCGACGCACCGCCGCCACGCGCGAGGTGGGCGCAGCTGCGGCGCTCGACGCTGTTCTATCCGCTCGTCGGCCTGATCGTCGTGTGCATCGCGATGATGATCGCGAGCCCGAGCTTCCTGTCCGCCGCGAACCTGGAGAACGTGCTGCGCCAGGTGTCGATCAACGCGATCATCGCGGTCGGCATGACCTGCGTGATCCTGACCGGCGGGATCGACCTGTCGGTCGGCTCGGTGATGGCGCTGTCGGGCACGCTCGCGGCCGGGCTGATGGTCGCGGGCGTGAACGCGGTTGCGGCGCTCGCGATCGGCATCGCGGTCGGCTTCGGTTTCGGTTTCCTGAACGGCGTGTTCGTCGCGTTCGCGGGGATGCCGCCGATCATCGTCACGCTCGCGACGATGGGTATCGCGCGCGGCCTGGCATTGATCTACACGGGCGGCTATCCGATCGACGGCTTGCCCGACTGGGTCGCGTTCTTCGGCAGCGGCAAGGTGTTCGGCATCCAGGCGCCCGTGCTGATCATGCTGGTGGTCTATGCCGTCGCGTGGCTGCTGCTCGACCGGATGCCGTTCGGCCGCTACGTGTATGCGATCGGCGGCAACGAGCAGGCGACGCGGCTCACCGGCGTGCGGGTCGCGCGCGTGAAGCTGATCGTCTACACGCTGGCCGGCCTCACGTCGGCGCTCGCCGCGATCGTGCTGACCGGGCGCCTGATGAGCGGTCAGCCGAACGCAGGCGTGGGCTTCGAGCTCGACGCGATCGCGGCTGTCGTGATGGGCGGCACGTCGATCTCCGGCGGGCGCGGTGCGATCCTCGGCACGCTGGTCGGCGCGCTGCTGCTCGGCGTGCTCAACAACGGGCTGAACATGATCGGCGTGAACCCGTATGTGCAGAACGTGATCAAGGGCGGAATCATCCTGCTCGCGATCTACATCAGCCGCGAACGGTCGCGGTAG